AGACAACGCGCCAAAAGTACGTTACCTCACCAGTGATGAGCGCACCTGCAACGAGGTGGCGGCCATATTGGGAAAAGCCATCGGTAAGCCTGACCTGGCATGGCAGGTGGTGCCGGGCACGGCGGTACGTGAACAGCTGGACGCGCACGGCGTGCCCGCCGCTACAGCCGCCGCACTCGTAGAGCTGTACGACAGCATCCACTCCGGCATACTGGCAGAAGACTTCTACAACGATCCGTCAGCGACCATCGGGAAAGTGAAAGTAGAGGATTTTGCGACGGAGTTTGCTGCGGTATTCGCAAAAAGTAACTAATTTAAACACATGGCAGGCACACAACCATATCATCTGAAAACGGTCAGCGCATTGCACCAGCTGCGGCGTTTGCCCAGCCCCGGGCATCCGCTGATCAGCGTCATCGACTTCGAAGACCTGAAATGGCTGGCAGACGACGAGCCTAAATATATTGTACAGGAGTTCTATTCCGTAGCGCTGAAACGTAATTTCGCGGGCAGGATGAAATACGGGCAGCAGGAATATGATTTCGACAAGGGGACCATGTTTTTTGTGGCGCCCGGCCAGGTGTTTTCCATTGAGAGCGAAGGTCAGTTTAATCATACGGGATGGCTCTTGCTGATCCATCCCGATTTCCTCTGGAATACGCCGCTGGCAAAAAAGCTGGGCCGCTGTGAGTACTTCGGCTATACCGTGCATGAAGCGCTGCACCTGTCTGAAAAAGAAGAGGCGATCATCTCCGCTATCATGCAGAATATTGCGCAGGAGTACCGTGGCAACATGGACCAGTTCAGCCACGATGTGATGATAGCCCAGCTGGAACTGCTGTTCACCTACTCCGAACGGTTTTATCACCGGCAGTTCCTGACGCGCAAAATGGCCAACCACCAGGTGCTGGACAGGATGGAAGCCCTGCTGACGGACTATTTCAACAGCGATGATCTCACAGGCAAAGGGCTGCCTACAGTGCAGTATATAGCCGATCAGCTGAACATGTCTCCCAATTATCTCAGTGGCCTGCTGAAGGTACTGACAGGAAAAAGCACGCAACATCATATCCATGACATGCTGCTGAAAAAGGCGAAGGAAAAGTTGTCCACCACGAGTTTGTCGGTCAGTGAAATTGCCTATGAGCTGGGGTTTGAGCATCCACAGTCGTTCAGTAAACTGTTTAAGACCAAAACGAATCTTTCGCCGCAGGCGTTCCGGCAGTCATTTAATTGATAGGGAAGGGATAAAAGGCTGATGAGTGAGGGAAAAGAAGGAGCTATGAAAAGGATAGCATCCGGGTAAAGGTATCCAATACTGGTCATCTGCCGCCAGGGAAATTCCCCGGGGTGATTTTCCCGGTGGCTCCACCGGTACCGGACATTAGCGGCAGAATCTGGCATTAAATTGGCATAGACGGTAGTATAAACCGTATTTTTATGAAGAAGCTTGCTGTGATGGCCTTCCTGTTGGCCGCTGGCATGTACTATGCACCAACAACTCAAGCCCAGGTCCGTGTTAATGTCAACTTAAACGTAGGCAGCCAGCCACTTTGGGGCCCCGTTGGTTACGACTACGCTGAATATTACTACCTGCCCGATGTTGATGCCTACTATTACATTCCCCGCCGTCAGTTTATTTATTTCGACCGTGATGAGGGTGACTGGGTGTTTGCGCCCGCATTGCCCCGCTACTACCATTACGATTTGTACCGCGGCTATAAAGTGGTGATCAACGACCCGAGGCCGTACCTGAATGCCGGCTACTATCGCAGCCGCTATGGCAGGTACCGCGGCTGGTACGATCGCCAGGACCTTATCCGCGATTGCCATGATGACCGGTACCGCCGCTACCGTGACCATGACGATGACGACGACGATGACCACGGAAGAGGTCATTGGCGCGGGAGAGGCCACGGGCACGGGCATGGGCATCACGGGGATGACGATTGATATTAAAAAGGATTGCAGACACTGCAATCCTTTTTTGTTCTCCCTGGTAAAACAAAATCAACGGCCGTAGATCCGGAATACAAACTGTATTTTCGTTATTATGTTAGACCTGAATCACCCGGACACCCCTTTCATCTTCCAGGCATCTGCGCATCTTGATAAGCTGCGGTTATACTGGCAACATCGCGTCACCATGCGGGAAGAAGCATTGGAGCAGTCGCTGCGTACGGAAATAGACGCACTGGAAACGCTGGCCCGGCATAAATTTCCGAAGAAACAAATTCCCGTCACAGAGAAGCTGGCGATTATCCGGCGGTTGTTTGACGAGGAAGAAGCCACAGATAAAGACTTTTATGAGGTGATTGGCCAGCTGGAATTCGATCTGGGCACCTGGGCCATATAAAAAGCGGCAACAGAAGACCGGTACAATAATTTACCGGGATGATTACATGATATTTGCCGCTGGTACCATAAATGCCCCAGACCCATTAAAAATGGCATACATTGTAGTATGGACAACAGAACAAGCTGGGTAGACAATCTACGTTCATTCGTTACCGTACTGGTAGTAGCACATCATTCCTCGCTGGCCTATACCACCTTTGCCTGGTTTGATAAAACAGCGTATATCCGTTCCACGCATCCGGTGGTGGATGTGGCCCGAAGCAGGGGGTTGGATATTTTCGAAGATTTTAACGACGTGTTTTTTATGTCGCTGATGTTTTTGATCAGTGGCATCTTTGTGTTCCGCAGCCTGCAAAACAAAGGCGCGGGTAAATTCATACGCGACCGTTTCTATCGCTTGTTCATTCCTTTTCTTGTAGGGGTTACCCTGTTGATGTTGCTGGCCTATTACCCGCCTTATTATATCGCACATGGAAAACATGATGTTGCTGGCTATGTGGTGGACTTCTTTACCGTAGAGGCATGGCCGGTAGGTCCGCCGTGGTTTATCTGGGTGTTGTTTGTATTTAACCTGGTAATAGCAGCGTTGTTTCCGTTATTACAGGGAGCAGTAACGCGTTGGGGCCAGTGGATGGCCAACCGGCGGCAGCAACCCGGACGGCTCCTGCTGTATTGGTTTCTTTTTAGCTGGATATTGTACGTTCCCATGGTATTGCTGGTAGATGCCGGGAAATGGACCGGCATAGGGCCTTTTGATTTTCAGGTGAGCCGCGTATTGCTGTATTTCGGTTATTTTTTCCTGGGAATGTTAATCGGTACTCCGGGCCTTGGTCGCAGTATTTTTGCCGAAGGCTCGGCGTTTGTGCGTTACTGGTGGTGCTGGGCAATAGCCGCCCTCGGCGTATATACGCTCCTGAAAGGCAGCGAAGCGCCACTGACGGCCATGATGGACAGGAAAGCGCTGAGCCTTACGCAGGCCACGCTGATATACCGGTCTGTCTGGATACTGTCCTGTACGCTGAGCGGTATTGCTTTCCTGACAACCTTCAGGCGCCTGATGAACCGTAGCAACGCCTGGTGGCAATCACTTTCCGCTAATGCATATGGCATCTACCTGGTGCATTATATCTTTGTGTTGTGGTGCCAGTATCTACTGCTGGACGTGCCGCTGACAGCATGGCCTAAATTCCTCCTCTCCTTTGTTTCCAGTTGGGGACTGAGTTGGGGGCTGACAGCCTTGCTGCGGAAAAACAACATCATCGGTAAATATTTGTAGAACCCCTGACGGGTTTTGGTTGTTATCCTGAAGAAAACATCAGGACCATCATGCAGTACTCAACTTTGTCATCCGGCCAGTGGCCGGTCATCGACTATAACAGCTGGAAAGATACGCTTGCTACCGTCCACCTGTGGACGCAGATAGTGGGCAAAATACGCCTGCGCCAGATGCCGTGGCTCAACCATTCCTGGCATGTTACCCTCTATGTCAATCCCTATGGCCTTAGTACCGGCAGTATGCCTTATCGCCATGGTATCTTCCAGATTGATTTTGATTTCATCCACCACCAGCTGGTGATCACCACCAGCCGCGGACAGAAAGAGGCCGTAGGCCTGCGGCCGCGGACAGTGGCAGATTTTTATGCCTCGCTGTTTGACAAGTTGCAGTCACTGGATATTGATGTGACCATCTATCCCGTTCCCAGCGAAATGCCCGATGCTATTCCATTTACAGAAGATCAGCTGCATCAGTCGTACGACCAGCAGCAGATAGAGCATTTCTGGCAGGCGCTGGTGCGGATACATAATGTATTTACCCGTTTCCGTGCCGGCTTCACGGGCAAATGCAGTCCCGTGCATTTTTTCTGGGGTGCTTTTGACCTGGCCGTCACCCGCTTCTCTGGCCGGGATGCGCCACAGCATCAGGGTGAAATGCCGAATATGCCGGCGGTGGTGATGCAGGAGGCTTATTCCAAAGAGGTGAGCTCCTGCGGCTTCTGGCCAGGCAACGATCAGGCCCCACAGGCGTTCTTTTATTCCTATGCCTATCCGGCGGCGCCGGATTTTGCCACGCAACCGGTACAACCCTCGGCAGCCTTCTATAGCCCGGAGATGGGCGAGTTCCTGTTGCCCTATGCCGCCGTGCAGCAGTCGGATGATCCGGAAGCTACGCTGATGGCCTTTTTACAGTCTACTTATGAAGCCGCCGCCAATACCAGTCACTGGGACCGTAAGGCGTTGGAATGTGATCATTCGGATTTGGAAGAGGCTTATGGGTGTTATAAGGTGGGATGAGCGTATAGCGATGGATAATAATGAAAATACTATCGACGTATATTATTGCTTACTCAACGGCTCTGGTTAAAAAAAGGTTGCAGATGCTCCTGGTGTAGATAGTTTCGCCCTAAGTAGTTTGCCCCTCCCATTACGTTTTCCCGTAATTATTCCATTAAGACAATCTGTAGGTTTGGGTAAAAAAGATGGAAAACAACCAAAACAAAAAGCCTGGGAATGCTTTCAAGGGAATTGTCGCATCCATTGCTACCGTAGTTGTCATCTGGTTCTATTTTGGAGGTGGCCTTGAACAGAAGGCTCATGAGGATCTGAACAAAATAGAAAATCAAGTGGCAGAGGATGTCGTTACGCAGTACGAAATAGCAAAACGCCAAGGGGACAAAATGCAGATCTATATACGGGCCGGTTTGGTAGCCGAAGCATACCTGCAGGCCAAGGATGAAGGCAATTATAACAAGTGGAAGGATATCGAAAAACAGGCGGCTGTCGATGCTGGGATGCCTACTGAATAAAGTTAGCCTGACGGTTTTGGCGCATCTAAATAAGAATGGTATGCAATTTTTGTCGTGAGATACGGCGCCTTTGTGGCGGGGTGTAAAGCTATGAACACCTATGTTTGTTGACCTTACCAAGGTATTTTATCCGCTTGTTTATTCACCGTTGTACACAGTAGCCACCACTTCCTCCCAACCATTCATCTCCTCCAGTGCGCCCCATGTCAACTGCCTGTCTTGCCGCAACCGTGCCTGAACGAACATCTCTGCCACCGTAGCAGAAGAAGTTTGTATCAGCTCAATTGCCTGTATGGCCAGTGACATTTTTTCTACAATAATTCTTGCGTTGCGTTCATAATCTGCCGGACGGGAGAGCAACTGCTGCAACCCTTCCAGGTGCCGCGTCAGCAGGGGATGCAGCTGAGCGCCCTGTTGAAAATAATGCCTCAGTGCCTCCATGCTGTGTGGCTCTTTATGCATGGCGCGCAGCACGTCCAACGCCTGAATATTGCCGGAGCCTTCCCAGATGGCGTTGACCGGCACATCGCGGTAGAGGCGCGGCAGGATAGATGTTTCCACGTAGCCATTGCCGCCGAGGCATTCTACAATTTCACCCATGGCCAGCACGGCGCGTTTGGTGTTCCAGAACTTGCCTGCTGCAGTAGCAATGCGGGTGAAATGTAACGCTGCCTCATCAGTCTTCGCGTCATCAAACCCTTTGGCAAGCCGCATGGCGAAGGTAGTCGCTGCCGCTGATTCGAGGGCCAGATCAGTGAGCACGTTCTGCATCAACGGATGACTGAGCAACGATTTACCGAAAGTCTGCCGGTGCTTACAATGATGTATGGCTTCTGCCAGGGCACGCTGCAAGGTGGC
This sequence is a window from Chitinophaga varians. Protein-coding genes within it:
- a CDS encoding helix-turn-helix domain-containing protein — protein: MAGTQPYHLKTVSALHQLRRLPSPGHPLISVIDFEDLKWLADDEPKYIVQEFYSVALKRNFAGRMKYGQQEYDFDKGTMFFVAPGQVFSIESEGQFNHTGWLLLIHPDFLWNTPLAKKLGRCEYFGYTVHEALHLSEKEEAIISAIMQNIAQEYRGNMDQFSHDVMIAQLELLFTYSERFYHRQFLTRKMANHQVLDRMEALLTDYFNSDDLTGKGLPTVQYIADQLNMSPNYLSGLLKVLTGKSTQHHIHDMLLKKAKEKLSTTSLSVSEIAYELGFEHPQSFSKLFKTKTNLSPQAFRQSFN
- a CDS encoding acyltransferase family protein, with amino-acid sequence MDNRTSWVDNLRSFVTVLVVAHHSSLAYTTFAWFDKTAYIRSTHPVVDVARSRGLDIFEDFNDVFFMSLMFLISGIFVFRSLQNKGAGKFIRDRFYRLFIPFLVGVTLLMLLAYYPPYYIAHGKHDVAGYVVDFFTVEAWPVGPPWFIWVLFVFNLVIAALFPLLQGAVTRWGQWMANRRQQPGRLLLYWFLFSWILYVPMVLLVDAGKWTGIGPFDFQVSRVLLYFGYFFLGMLIGTPGLGRSIFAEGSAFVRYWWCWAIAALGVYTLLKGSEAPLTAMMDRKALSLTQATLIYRSVWILSCTLSGIAFLTTFRRLMNRSNAWWQSLSANAYGIYLVHYIFVLWCQYLLLDVPLTAWPKFLLSFVSSWGLSWGLTALLRKNNIIGKYL
- a CDS encoding DUF5996 family protein, translating into MQYSTLSSGQWPVIDYNSWKDTLATVHLWTQIVGKIRLRQMPWLNHSWHVTLYVNPYGLSTGSMPYRHGIFQIDFDFIHHQLVITTSRGQKEAVGLRPRTVADFYASLFDKLQSLDIDVTIYPVPSEMPDAIPFTEDQLHQSYDQQQIEHFWQALVRIHNVFTRFRAGFTGKCSPVHFFWGAFDLAVTRFSGRDAPQHQGEMPNMPAVVMQEAYSKEVSSCGFWPGNDQAPQAFFYSYAYPAAPDFATQPVQPSAAFYSPEMGEFLLPYAAVQQSDDPEATLMAFLQSTYEAAANTSHWDRKALECDHSDLEEAYGCYKVG